The Gemmatimonadota bacterium genome has a segment encoding these proteins:
- a CDS encoding outer membrane beta-barrel protein yields the protein MALAAVAALVASPGSAVAQGSTTRGLSLGAHLMGTSLEVENGDRSGGGGFGLRVGYGFNRIVTGFVHVDGSRVEVQEGQGVGGQWDLAHAEVGARFHFANSLRRLVPYLEVSAGGRSVSVADAQVNGQAVGELSFSGAAITFGGGLSAYFTRKLALDLSLKLTGGTFNKVDVGPISVNNLDIEAGSARIGIGFTWWPKA from the coding sequence ATGGCCCTCGCTGCCGTCGCGGCGCTCGTCGCATCGCCCGGTTCAGCCGTGGCACAAGGCTCGACCACCCGGGGACTCTCGCTCGGAGCGCACCTCATGGGCACCTCGCTTGAGGTCGAGAATGGGGACCGCAGCGGCGGCGGTGGATTCGGTCTTCGCGTCGGCTACGGGTTCAATCGCATCGTCACCGGCTTCGTGCACGTCGATGGCTCACGCGTTGAGGTGCAGGAAGGGCAAGGGGTGGGAGGCCAATGGGACTTGGCGCATGCGGAGGTTGGAGCCCGCTTTCACTTCGCCAACTCGCTCCGGCGGCTGGTGCCGTATCTGGAAGTCTCAGCAGGTGGGCGGTCGGTGAGCGTCGCCGACGCACAGGTGAACGGCCAGGCCGTCGGCGAGCTGAGCTTCAGTGGCGCCGCGATCACCTTTGGCGGCGGGCTCTCTGCCTACTTCACGCGTAAGCTGGCGCTGGACCTCTCGCTCAAGCTCACCGGTGGCACCTTCAACAAGGTGGATGTCGGCCCGATTTCGGTAAACAACCTCGACATCGAAGCGGGTTCAGCGAGGATCGGCATCGGCTTCACCTGGTGGCCGAAGGCCTGA